A genomic window from Gemmatimonas sp. includes:
- a CDS encoding M28 family peptidase: MSYFPRFSRPARAVALLAFALPAGSVLAQRKPVAKPSALSPAMAPITRAVSAGISGERAFRTVDYVQRYFRLPGNRGFDLAIDTVASLLRVAGYVDEATASPTARLVYRVESRPMRDLAWTPEGASITIVGQAAPLQSWPKNLNMIAINSVSTAPEGVTAAVVDVGAGAEADFAAVDVKGKIVLAEGNARSIFVRAMQKGAAGVLAAQKLPEYNQQSKNITSIQFTGIARDTLTPGWLLFVSRESRDALKSALTRGPVSVHVVVKTLLESRPERTLVAEIRGASVPSERFMYSAHVQEPGANDNATGVGTLAEMARVAAQLVKAGTANPKRTLTFLWGDEIRSTDRFIKEDSVRRTGVKWGMSLDMVGENTAKTGGTFLIEKMPDPSAVWVRGEDKHSEWGGRPLAEKDIRPHWFNDFVRQRCLDRAAQTGWVVKANPFEGGSDHTPFLNAQIPAVLLWHFTDQHYHTDLDRIDMVSAASLGNVGSCALTTGLLLADGSRPVVLAALEELTRAAEKELATQKALGRDTLSRGGTVETEHHIIDAWRDFYLGAIDRIPDIAVGPMELGAALSAAKDRVRKAALYGF, translated from the coding sequence ATGAGCTATTTCCCTCGCTTCTCCCGGCCCGCGCGCGCGGTCGCCCTGCTCGCCTTTGCGCTCCCCGCCGGTTCTGTCCTAGCGCAGAGGAAGCCGGTCGCGAAACCGTCAGCACTCTCGCCGGCAATGGCCCCGATTACCCGGGCCGTCTCCGCCGGCATCAGCGGCGAGCGCGCCTTCCGCACCGTCGACTACGTGCAGCGCTACTTCCGGTTGCCGGGCAATCGCGGCTTCGACCTCGCGATCGATACCGTCGCGTCGTTGCTGCGGGTGGCCGGCTACGTCGATGAAGCCACGGCGTCGCCGACGGCGCGTCTCGTGTATCGCGTCGAGTCGCGACCCATGCGCGACCTCGCCTGGACGCCCGAAGGCGCATCGATCACGATCGTTGGTCAGGCGGCGCCACTGCAGTCGTGGCCGAAGAATCTGAACATGATCGCCATCAACTCCGTATCCACGGCACCGGAGGGTGTGACCGCCGCCGTGGTCGACGTGGGTGCTGGTGCCGAAGCCGACTTCGCCGCGGTCGATGTGAAGGGCAAGATCGTGCTGGCCGAGGGCAACGCGCGATCGATCTTCGTGCGTGCGATGCAGAAGGGTGCCGCCGGTGTGCTCGCGGCGCAGAAGCTGCCCGAATACAACCAGCAGTCGAAGAACATCACGTCCATTCAGTTCACTGGCATTGCACGTGACACGCTCACGCCAGGCTGGCTGCTGTTCGTGTCGCGGGAGTCGCGCGATGCGCTCAAGTCGGCGCTCACGCGCGGGCCGGTCAGTGTGCACGTGGTCGTGAAGACGCTGTTGGAGAGTCGGCCCGAGCGCACGTTGGTGGCCGAAATCCGTGGCGCGTCCGTACCGTCTGAGCGCTTCATGTATTCGGCGCACGTGCAGGAGCCGGGCGCCAACGACAATGCCACCGGTGTCGGTACGCTGGCTGAGATGGCGCGCGTTGCGGCGCAGTTGGTGAAAGCCGGCACGGCCAATCCGAAGCGCACGCTGACGTTCCTGTGGGGCGACGAAATTCGCTCAACCGATCGGTTCATCAAGGAAGACAGCGTGCGTCGCACCGGCGTGAAGTGGGGCATGTCCCTCGACATGGTCGGCGAGAACACGGCGAAAACCGGTGGCACGTTCCTGATCGAGAAGATGCCCGATCCGAGCGCCGTCTGGGTGCGCGGCGAGGACAAGCACAGCGAGTGGGGCGGACGACCACTGGCCGAGAAGGACATCCGCCCGCACTGGTTCAACGACTTCGTTCGGCAGCGCTGCCTCGACCGCGCCGCACAGACCGGCTGGGTGGTGAAAGCCAATCCGTTCGAAGGCGGCAGTGATCACACGCCGTTCCTGAACGCGCAGATCCCCGCCGTATTACTCTGGCACTTCACCGACCAGCACTATCACACCGACCTCGATCGCATCGACATGGTCAGCGCCGCGTCGCTGGGCAACGTGGGCTCGTGCGCGCTGACCACGGGCCTCTTGCTTGCCGACGGCTCGCGCCCCGTCGTACTCGCGGCGCTGGAAGAACTCACCCGCGCGGCCGAGAAGGAGCTCGCCACACAGAAAGCCCTCGGCCGCGACACACTGTCGCGTGGCGGCACGGTAGAGACCGAGCATCACATCATCGACGCGTGGCGTGACTTCTACCTCGGCGCTATCGATCGCATTCCGGATATCGCCGTCGGTCCGATGGAGCTTGGCGCGGCGCTGAGCGCGGCGAAGGATCGGGTACGCAAGGCGGCTCTGTACGGGTTCTGA
- the hemJ gene encoding protoporphyrinogen oxidase HemJ, whose amino-acid sequence MNGTGYLSVKALHVIAVIAWYAGLFYIFRLYVYHVQKRSEPAVTATLEVMERRLIRAIMTPAMVVALGAGTAMLVMNPSLLKMPWMHAKLGAVFFLLGYHGLASWTRKKFLQGEYVLSETACRWINEVPTILLLIIVIAVIVRPGM is encoded by the coding sequence GTGAACGGAACAGGCTACCTCTCGGTTAAAGCATTACACGTCATAGCGGTTATCGCCTGGTACGCCGGGTTGTTTTATATCTTCCGCCTGTACGTGTACCACGTGCAGAAGCGCAGCGAGCCGGCCGTGACCGCCACGCTCGAGGTCATGGAGCGGCGACTCATTCGCGCCATCATGACGCCGGCCATGGTCGTGGCCCTCGGCGCGGGCACGGCGATGCTGGTAATGAACCCGTCGCTGCTGAAGATGCCGTGGATGCACGCCAAGCTCGGCGCCGTCTTCTTCCTGCTCGGCTATCACGGCCTCGCGTCGTGGACGCGCAAGAAGTTCCTGCAGGGCGAGTACGTGCTCAGCGAGACGGCGTGCCGCTGGATCAATGAGGTCCCCACGATCCTGCTGCTCATCATCGTGATCGCCGTGATCGTACGACCGGGCATGTGA
- a CDS encoding alpha/beta fold hydrolase has product MNTNGRHLTINGVRLWVEDTGGNGPPVLFSHGLLWSTRMWDAQVTALRSRYRCIAWDHRGQGQSDVPNVRAISIEDCYADAVALIEQLGVAPVHIVGLSMGGFVAMRLAARRPDLVRSCVLLETSAEAEPPEHVPRYRTLNRVARWFGLRMVANKVMPIMFGRTFLTDPARAAERDMWRERLSRNRRDIWRAVNGVIERQPIMPELSRITAPTLIMVGDEDVATVPLKSERMHAAIRGSKLVRIPHAGHSSSVEAPVHVTAAIESWVGRVEKGEHV; this is encoded by the coding sequence GTGAACACGAACGGGCGGCATCTCACCATCAATGGTGTTCGACTCTGGGTCGAGGACACGGGTGGCAATGGACCGCCCGTCCTGTTCTCCCACGGCCTGCTGTGGAGCACCCGCATGTGGGACGCGCAGGTGACTGCGCTGCGCTCGCGCTACCGGTGCATTGCTTGGGATCATCGCGGGCAGGGACAGAGCGATGTGCCGAATGTTCGCGCTATCAGCATCGAGGACTGCTATGCCGATGCCGTCGCGCTTATCGAGCAGCTCGGCGTGGCGCCGGTCCATATCGTCGGGCTGTCGATGGGTGGATTCGTCGCCATGCGGCTCGCCGCGCGTCGCCCCGATCTGGTGCGCTCGTGTGTATTACTGGAAACGAGCGCCGAGGCCGAGCCCCCGGAGCACGTGCCGAGGTATCGCACGCTCAATCGCGTGGCGAGATGGTTCGGCCTCCGCATGGTCGCGAACAAGGTCATGCCAATCATGTTCGGCCGGACCTTTCTCACGGATCCGGCGCGTGCCGCCGAGCGCGATATGTGGCGCGAACGGCTATCGCGCAATCGCCGCGACATCTGGCGGGCCGTGAATGGCGTGATCGAGCGCCAACCCATCATGCCCGAGCTTTCGCGCATCACGGCGCCTACACTGATCATGGTGGGCGACGAAGATGTGGCGACCGTGCCGCTGAAGTCGGAGCGCATGCATGCCGCCATTCGCGGCTCGAAGCTGGTACGCATTCCGCACGCGGGGCACTCCAGCAGCGTGGAAGCGCCGGTGCACGTGACGGCAGCGATTGAATCGTGGGTCGGGCGCGTGGAGAAGGGAGAGCACGTCTGA
- a CDS encoding DUF1801 domain-containing protein, translating into MYEAKTKPTTVSVDSYLAAIADDTRREDCRALTALMQRLSGHEPTMWGTSIVGFGKYHYKYASGHEGDSCLVGYSSRKGDISVYLLAGYDTDETRALLAQLGRHKIGKACLYIRRLSDVQLPVLEQLIARSIVETQARYPG; encoded by the coding sequence ATGTACGAAGCGAAGACCAAGCCCACCACCGTCAGCGTGGACAGCTATCTCGCGGCGATCGCCGACGACACGCGCCGCGAGGATTGCCGCGCCCTGACGGCCCTCATGCAACGACTCAGTGGACACGAGCCGACCATGTGGGGCACCAGTATCGTCGGCTTTGGGAAGTATCACTACAAGTATGCCAGCGGTCATGAAGGCGACTCGTGCCTTGTCGGCTATTCGTCACGAAAGGGCGATATCAGCGTCTATCTGCTCGCCGGGTATGACACGGACGAGACCCGCGCCCTGCTGGCACAGCTCGGGCGGCACAAGATCGGCAAAGCCTGCCTCTACATCCGGCGGCTCTCCGATGTGCAATTGCCGGTGCTCGAGCAGTTGATCGCTCGCTCCATTGTGGAGACCCAGGCGCGGTATCCAGGCTAG
- a CDS encoding serine hydrolase domain-containing protein, whose amino-acid sequence MHLTYRVALIGALLSGATDLVAQPATLSVGRPLRATLARGDTARYRFDADSNVMVRVIVDQISANAMVRVLTPRGRLLRAVNASPRGLERLQVEIGEKGLHQIEVIPVDSAVGDFSITLTARDVLSKDPRTFAAQLLAPYDRTDGPGAAVAVWRGRRTLFAKGYGMANLAYNVPFLATTPTNIGSTSKQFTAFAVMLLVEQGKLSLDDDVRKHLPELPDLGRMVTVRNLLTHTSGYRELYNGLSLAGRRFDEGDHIERSEVLGIVQRQPALQNIPGAEFNYNNTGYALAALTVERVSGLTFPDFMKQHVFGPIGMSHTMVRGDRHGTVPGATEGYTRGTNGEWRTLGDLPASMGAGAIYTTLGDLQRWVENYAHPRVGMAASIAQMMTPFTLTTGKSTGYGMGLFADTQGPLKRIHHGGADVAHRSMLAYYPEIDAGVTVQSNDAGFDSQVAFRIAQAFFSELTPASGAKSAATFAFDAKRFDEYVGRYALDAAPQFILTFTRSSDSLFTQATGQGRLQLTATSDSAFAIRGVEASVTFLRDAARKVVGLTLNQNGVQRATRLSGEAPKAWSPTAAELTAYAGRYYSDELETYYTLSVKQGALTVENRRSAAVKLSASAKDTFVVDATTLLFERDRNGQVIGFYAGNTRTRDVRFARVR is encoded by the coding sequence ATGCATCTCACGTATCGCGTAGCCTTGATTGGCGCGCTCCTCAGCGGCGCGACCGATCTCGTGGCTCAGCCGGCCACGCTCAGCGTCGGCCGACCCCTCCGCGCTACACTCGCCCGCGGAGACACCGCACGATACCGGTTCGACGCCGACTCCAATGTCATGGTCCGCGTGATCGTTGACCAGATCAGCGCGAATGCGATGGTCCGCGTGCTCACGCCGCGCGGTCGCCTGCTGCGCGCCGTGAATGCGAGCCCGCGCGGGCTGGAGCGCCTACAAGTCGAGATTGGCGAGAAGGGGCTGCATCAGATCGAGGTCATTCCGGTGGACTCCGCCGTCGGCGACTTCTCGATAACGTTGACGGCGCGTGACGTCTTGTCGAAGGACCCGCGCACGTTCGCGGCGCAGCTGCTCGCGCCCTACGACCGCACCGACGGCCCCGGTGCCGCTGTGGCCGTCTGGCGCGGTCGTCGGACGCTGTTCGCGAAGGGCTACGGCATGGCGAACCTCGCGTACAACGTGCCGTTCCTCGCGACGACACCCACGAATATCGGATCGACCTCGAAGCAGTTCACGGCATTCGCGGTGATGCTGCTGGTGGAGCAGGGGAAGCTGAGCCTGGATGACGATGTCCGGAAGCACCTCCCCGAACTGCCGGACCTTGGCCGTATGGTGACCGTACGGAATCTGCTGACGCACACCAGTGGCTATCGCGAGTTGTACAACGGGCTCTCCTTGGCTGGCCGTCGCTTCGACGAGGGCGATCATATCGAGCGGTCGGAGGTGCTCGGCATCGTGCAGCGTCAGCCGGCGCTGCAGAACATCCCTGGCGCGGAGTTCAACTACAACAACACCGGCTATGCGCTGGCGGCGCTCACGGTGGAGCGCGTCTCCGGCCTGACGTTCCCCGACTTCATGAAGCAGCATGTGTTCGGGCCCATCGGCATGTCGCACACGATGGTGCGCGGCGATCGTCATGGGACCGTCCCCGGCGCGACCGAGGGATACACGCGAGGTACGAACGGCGAATGGCGCACGCTCGGCGACCTCCCGGCCTCGATGGGTGCCGGCGCGATCTATACCACGCTCGGCGACCTGCAGCGGTGGGTTGAGAACTATGCGCATCCGCGTGTAGGAATGGCGGCCAGCATCGCGCAGATGATGACGCCGTTTACGCTCACCACCGGCAAGAGCACCGGCTATGGTATGGGACTGTTCGCCGATACCCAGGGCCCGCTCAAGCGAATCCATCATGGTGGGGCCGATGTGGCGCACCGCTCCATGCTGGCGTACTACCCCGAGATCGACGCTGGGGTGACTGTGCAGAGCAACGATGCCGGCTTCGATTCGCAGGTCGCGTTTCGCATTGCGCAGGCATTCTTCAGTGAGCTCACGCCGGCGTCTGGCGCCAAGAGTGCTGCCACCTTCGCCTTCGACGCGAAGCGCTTCGATGAGTACGTGGGTCGCTATGCGCTCGATGCCGCGCCGCAGTTCATCCTGACGTTCACGCGATCCAGCGACTCGCTATTTACGCAGGCCACCGGTCAGGGCCGGCTACAGCTGACGGCCACCTCAGATTCAGCGTTCGCTATTCGCGGTGTCGAAGCGTCGGTGACGTTCCTGCGCGATGCGGCGCGGAAGGTGGTCGGCCTCACGCTGAATCAGAATGGCGTGCAGCGGGCCACCCGACTGAGCGGCGAGGCGCCGAAGGCATGGTCACCAACGGCGGCGGAGCTGACAGCGTATGCTGGTCGCTACTACAGCGACGAACTGGAGACATACTACACACTGAGCGTGAAGCAGGGTGCCCTGACTGTGGAGAATCGTCGCTCGGCCGCGGTGAAGCTGTCGGCCAGTGCGAAGGACACCTTTGTCGTCGATGCGACCACGCTGTTGTTCGAGCGCGATCGCAATGGACAGGTGATCGGATTCTACGCCGGAAATACGCGCACGCGGGACGTGCGGTTTGCGCGCGTGCGGTGA
- a CDS encoding DinB family protein, which yields MDFDITHGSAILARTPATLHALLDGLDSAWTSATEGPDTWSAYDIVGHLLHGERTDWIPRAQLILAQGDTRRFAPFDRFAQFEASQGRSLEELLREFTAHRAASLDTLQGWHLSDSQLALRGEHPAFGDVTLRQLLATWVAHDLGHLAQIARVMAKQYRAAVGPWREYLPILDR from the coding sequence ATGGACTTCGATATCACGCACGGCAGCGCGATCCTCGCCCGCACGCCGGCCACGTTGCACGCGTTGCTTGACGGTCTCGATAGCGCATGGACGTCTGCCACCGAAGGCCCCGACACGTGGAGTGCGTACGACATCGTCGGGCACCTGCTGCATGGCGAGCGCACCGACTGGATTCCGCGGGCGCAGCTGATTCTGGCGCAGGGTGACACCCGTCGGTTCGCGCCGTTCGATCGCTTCGCGCAGTTCGAGGCCAGTCAGGGGCGCTCGCTGGAGGAGCTGCTGCGCGAGTTCACGGCGCACCGTGCGGCCAGTCTCGACACACTGCAGGGCTGGCACTTGTCCGACAGCCAACTCGCGCTGCGCGGTGAGCATCCGGCCTTCGGCGACGTCACGCTGCGTCAGTTGCTCGCCACCTGGGTGGCGCATGACCTCGGACACCTCGCGCAGATTGCGCGCGTCATGGCCAAGCAATATCGCGCCGCGGTGGGACCGTGGCGCGAATACCTCCCCATTCTCGACCGGTAA
- a CDS encoding VOC family protein: MSQLELVALLVREYDPAIRFFVDVLQFELVEDVPSLTNDGRAKRWVVVRPAGAVTGILLAQADGERQVAGVGEQFAGRVGFFLRVEDFDGSYARLVAANVTFLSAPRVEAYGTVAVFVDCEGNRWDLLGPAYIVAPDHPPAK, encoded by the coding sequence ATGTCTCAGCTCGAACTCGTTGCACTGCTGGTGCGAGAGTATGACCCGGCTATCCGGTTCTTCGTGGACGTTCTGCAGTTCGAGCTGGTCGAGGATGTCCCCTCGCTGACCAACGACGGCCGCGCCAAGCGATGGGTGGTCGTGCGCCCCGCCGGCGCAGTCACCGGCATCCTGCTGGCGCAGGCCGACGGCGAACGGCAAGTCGCCGGTGTGGGCGAGCAGTTCGCTGGCCGGGTCGGCTTCTTCCTACGCGTCGAGGATTTCGACGGCAGCTACGCGCGGCTGGTCGCCGCCAACGTCACGTTCCTCAGCGCGCCTCGCGTCGAGGCCTACGGTACCGTGGCCGTATTCGTGGACTGCGAAGGCAATCGATGGGACCTGCTCGGTCCGGCATATATCGTGGCCCCGGATCATCCGCCGGCCAAGTAA